The proteins below come from a single Osmerus mordax isolate fOsmMor3 chromosome 3, fOsmMor3.pri, whole genome shotgun sequence genomic window:
- the tmem11 gene encoding transmembrane protein 11, mitochondrial codes for MASLGRRRGVPVNRERGVMAATDCYIVHEIYNGENAQDQFEYELEQALEAQYKYIVIEPTRIGDETARWIAVGNCLHKSAVLSGTACLLTPLSLPPEYSRYVALPAGALSVACAALYGISWQFDPCCKYQVEYDSQKLSRLPLHTLTSSTPVVLVRRDDVHRKRLHNTIALAALAYCAKKIYELYAV; via the exons ATGGCGTCGTTGGGAAGGAGGCGCGGTGTCCCAGTTAACAGAGAGAG GGGAGTGATGGCAGCAACAGACTGCTACATTGTGCACGAGATCTACAATGGTGAGAATGCACAGGACCAGTTTGAGTATGAGTTGGAGCAGGCACTGGAAGCCCAGTATAAATACATTGTCATTGAGCCCACACGCATTGGTGATGAAACAGCCCGCTGGATTGCTGTGGGCAACTGCCTGCACAAGTCGGCAGTGTTATCGGGTACCGCTTGCCTTCTGACGCCACTCTCACTGCCACCTGAATACTCCCGCTACGTAGCCCTGCCTGCTGGCGCCCTCAGCGTGGCCTGTGCAGCCCTCTATGGCATATCCTGGCAGTTTGATCCCTGCTGCAAGTACCAGGTGGAGTACGACAGCCAAAAACTCTCCCGGCTGCCCCTTCACACGCTGACGTCCTCCACACCTGTGGTTCTGGTGCGCAGGGACGATGTCCACAGAAAGAGACTCCATAACACAATAGCGCTCGCTGCTCTCGCCTATTGCGCAAAGAAGATCTACGAACTTTATGCCGTATGA
- the natd1 gene encoding protein NATD1 yields MANAAQTNGLEISTPVNVDHDKKRRQFTLRLNGSKDRAVLLYKFVGIKTVDLQHTEVPEAYRGRGIAKHLVKAAMDFVVEEDLKAHLTCWYIQKYVKDNPQYQEHIQH; encoded by the exons ATGGCAAATGCGGCACAAACAAACGGTCTCGAGATCAGCACCCCAGTCAACGTGGACCACGATAAAAAGCGGCGACAGTTTACATTAAGACTGAATG GCTCAAAGGATCGAGCTGTTTTGTTGTACAAGTTTGTTGGGATAAAAACGGTGGACTTGCAGCACACAGAGGTTCCAGAAGCTTACAGAGGAAGAGGCATCGCCAAGCACCTGGTGAAG GCAGCCATGGATTTTGTGGTGGAAGAAGACCTGAAAGCCCACCTTACCTGCTGGTATATCCAAAAATATGTGAAAGATAATCCCCAGTACCAGGAGCATATTCAACATTGA